Proteins encoded by one window of Bacteroidia bacterium:
- a CDS encoding T9SS type A sorting domain-containing protein, whose product MIKSTLISITRSIVAAFLLAVPTCLVAQNYQPKSYYTFEGSSPMKDSMGTFNLDPNYYQSNYQILTNTSGGVGKYMKLDSSSTIIRGGVLAIDSAVTFEFIFKPGMNFGTTVFAKRMDGALELRMTYPAINFMTEVKAANGSPIYDDFEIDLNGIGRASYSYYVDDNWHHIVFKYNAKAGIKEVWVDGQLPAGFSKTIASGSFAQSGNRDYMLNSQADYYKYQGAIDEIAVYYNSLGGNSIYAHYLNFMAGKHYSFANPTVTAPSPSPVTAGININDFAPGHPSPSLTPIEQLKNFPTPRYKPGHTLFPNNPFVGYYYLSGYQTYETVYSKAVANSVTLQTDFAKNFNYTIMAAENTGAYSDYTNPSTFSYAWINLANSLPQYKASALSYWPQLRPTDAGYKSNTAYATCGCLPDKYYLKNSSGQYLNPNGGTGSTKYLSPAGAPDSLVKDGLTQKFYFDQLLKKLSRPLDYILDNGEVVPFLYYTNVMQSDPSVVADKNSSGLDWFTYEGRRAATKIKAYRDQFMGLSGLSNTKFAYYQLDGQPTWNLKWSEVRTVNSAMNGSNYATGDIYMRWPSNWRYWSGAWKGWQWVVESRREQLLAGDKYFSPAVSPGWDNDETQNVRPAQWLGFLKAVSMTGAEFFTTGYFVTSQPYQNPKNYIWQLVIPPYAQAITSRYEDLFRNGYLMSGDVPNSTTSPTYMAYSFNTGDPGKLVVVRKHNSQNKYAITGSSQPMSNMAGAAPDEAVAQINLDGSRIKFKIRRQGSTYIYDNTNTSAPIFYQLDGWHENTYPYYWSKDFKFEAELYDNSNNNVYLKTTRPSGATAGDFTDYTTAVGFNSVSDLTYNFQPRSTTNYTYYVWVRARSKNSQTTGMTISLDGSNSKQIGCITDANWQWYKYDVNSGAVISFSSVASLEDHVLKITPTNTNLEIDQIHLSTSSNAIYTSPAPCSGVAVPTITASGPTAFCAGGNVNLIASTGLSYLWSNGSTDPYINVTSAGSYVVTVTTAAGSAASAPVLVTVYPTPNATITAGGSTSFCVGGSVTLTANSGSTYLWSSGATTQSITAIGGGNYNVIVTNSNGCSAMSASTTVTVKPVPSATISPSGPTTFAAGGSVTLTSSSAGTGGSYKWSPGGMTTQAVTVSTTGNYVVTVTNNSGCSATSAPLSVTVTSGAPTPKITANGPTTFCQGGSVVLTCSAANSYLWSNGATTQSITVTTAGSYTCTATTAGGSATAAAVNVIVTTPTQATITASGSTSFCSGGSVTLNASTGTSYLWSTGATTNTITTSSPGTYTVTITNNGCQSTTSKAVTVYSLPNATITANGSTNLQQGGSVQLTSSSAGSGGSYLWSTGATTQSITVSAPGNYTVKVTNSNGCSNTSAPIAVTVNSSFQPNITVSGSLSFCSGGKVTLTATKGSAYQWSTGATTRKITVTTSGNYAVTVTQFTTGYVGTSSTVNVNVMPAPSATITANGSTTICQGSSVTLTSSNGANYLWSNGATSQSISASAAGNYIVTVTGSNGCTKSSSATSVVVNNCSSSCPTPGNLHVTNLRPTSVEINWNLVSANNYYIKIENLNTGYVYYSNALSSGVNSITIGALASTPYRWSVRALCGSTYSSWSAYNYFTTPSARMGEGNSNAGLNITPLTTQMPSEFNEEQPLRLESDDASVTFFPNPATSFVTFNVTASENNTASLTLLDLSGRTLKKENYQFNEGLNNGKIDVSNYARGVYMIQLVFDGKTVMKKVVLE is encoded by the coding sequence ATGATTAAATCAACTTTAATCTCAATTACAAGAAGCATTGTTGCAGCGTTCTTGTTAGCAGTTCCAACTTGTTTGGTTGCTCAAAATTATCAGCCAAAATCGTATTATACTTTCGAAGGCTCATCGCCAATGAAAGATTCGATGGGAACTTTTAATCTTGATCCAAACTATTACCAGTCAAACTATCAAATACTAACCAACACCTCCGGTGGTGTTGGCAAGTACATGAAGTTAGACTCTAGCAGTACCATCATCAGAGGTGGTGTGTTGGCTATTGACTCTGCCGTAACATTCGAATTTATTTTTAAACCCGGTATGAACTTTGGCACAACCGTATTTGCAAAAAGAATGGATGGCGCTCTTGAATTGCGCATGACCTATCCGGCAATTAACTTCATGACAGAAGTTAAAGCCGCTAACGGCTCTCCTATTTATGATGATTTTGAAATAGACCTTAATGGAATTGGTCGTGCATCTTATAGCTACTATGTGGATGACAATTGGCATCACATTGTATTCAAATATAATGCAAAAGCCGGTATTAAAGAAGTTTGGGTTGACGGACAATTGCCTGCAGGTTTTTCAAAAACTATAGCCAGTGGTAGTTTCGCCCAAAGTGGTAATAGAGACTATATGCTCAACTCTCAGGCAGACTACTATAAATATCAGGGTGCAATAGATGAAATTGCTGTTTACTATAACTCCCTTGGAGGAAATTCCATCTACGCACACTATTTAAATTTTATGGCAGGCAAGCATTATTCATTTGCAAACCCAACGGTTACTGCACCTTCACCAAGTCCGGTAACAGCAGGAATCAATATCAATGATTTTGCACCTGGACATCCATCACCATCTCTAACACCAATAGAACAGCTAAAGAATTTCCCAACCCCTCGATACAAACCAGGACATACCTTGTTTCCAAATAATCCTTTTGTAGGTTACTATTATCTTTCAGGATATCAGACTTATGAAACCGTTTATTCAAAAGCGGTGGCTAACAGCGTGACATTACAAACTGATTTTGCAAAAAACTTTAACTATACCATTATGGCTGCCGAAAACACCGGTGCTTATAGTGATTATACCAATCCTTCGACTTTTTCCTATGCATGGATTAATCTGGCAAACAGCTTACCACAATACAAAGCTTCTGCATTGTCATATTGGCCACAATTGCGTCCTACAGATGCCGGGTATAAAAGCAATACAGCTTATGCAACATGTGGATGTTTACCTGATAAGTATTATCTTAAAAACAGTTCAGGGCAATATTTAAATCCAAACGGAGGTACCGGTTCAACAAAATACCTTAGCCCTGCCGGTGCACCTGATTCATTGGTAAAAGATGGACTTACTCAGAAATTTTATTTCGACCAACTTCTAAAAAAATTGAGCAGACCGCTTGATTATATTTTAGACAACGGTGAAGTTGTACCTTTCTTATATTATACGAATGTTATGCAATCTGACCCGAGTGTGGTGGCGGATAAAAATTCATCAGGTCTTGATTGGTTCACCTATGAAGGTCGCAGAGCTGCAACTAAAATAAAAGCTTACCGTGATCAGTTCATGGGATTAAGCGGTTTATCAAACACAAAATTTGCGTATTATCAGTTAGATGGTCAGCCAACATGGAATTTAAAGTGGTCTGAAGTTCGTACTGTAAACAGTGCCATGAATGGCTCAAATTATGCAACCGGTGATATTTATATGCGTTGGCCTTCAAACTGGCGTTATTGGAGTGGCGCATGGAAAGGATGGCAATGGGTAGTTGAGTCCAGAAGAGAACAACTTTTGGCTGGCGACAAATATTTTTCACCTGCGGTTTCACCGGGATGGGACAATGACGAAACACAAAACGTTCGTCCTGCACAATGGTTAGGTTTCCTCAAAGCTGTTTCTATGACAGGTGCAGAATTTTTCACTACAGGCTATTTTGTAACATCGCAACCTTATCAGAATCCAAAAAATTATATCTGGCAATTGGTTATTCCACCTTATGCACAAGCAATCACAAGCCGTTATGAAGACTTATTCAGGAATGGATATCTTATGTCAGGTGATGTTCCTAACAGTACTACCAGTCCAACCTATATGGCGTACTCATTTAATACAGGTGACCCTGGAAAATTAGTTGTTGTACGTAAACACAATTCACAGAATAAATATGCCATAACAGGTTCATCACAACCAATGTCGAATATGGCAGGCGCTGCACCTGATGAAGCTGTTGCACAAATCAATTTAGATGGCAGTAGAATTAAGTTTAAAATCAGAAGACAAGGCAGTACATATATCTATGACAACACCAACACTTCTGCTCCAATATTCTATCAGTTAGATGGATGGCATGAAAACACCTATCCATATTACTGGTCAAAAGATTTTAAATTTGAAGCAGAGCTATATGACAACAGCAACAATAATGTGTATCTGAAAACCACCCGTCCTTCAGGAGCAACGGCTGGCGACTTTACAGATTACACTACTGCTGTAGGTTTTAATTCTGTTAGTGATTTAACTTATAACTTCCAGCCTCGATCAACAACAAACTATACCTATTATGTTTGGGTTAGAGCTCGTTCTAAAAACTCACAAACTACAGGAATGACTATCTCTTTAGATGGCAGCAACAGCAAACAAATAGGTTGTATTACAGATGCTAACTGGCAATGGTATAAATATGATGTAAACTCTGGTGCTGTAATTTCATTCTCATCTGTAGCATCATTGGAGGATCATGTATTGAAAATTACACCAACAAATACCAATCTTGAGATTGATCAGATTCATTTATCAACCAGCAGCAATGCTATTTATACAAGCCCTGCTCCATGTTCTGGTGTTGCAGTGCCAACAATTACTGCAAGTGGACCTACGGCATTTTGTGCAGGAGGAAATGTAAATCTTATTGCCAGTACGGGTCTCTCCTATTTGTGGAGCAATGGTTCAACAGATCCTTACATTAATGTAACCAGTGCTGGTTCTTATGTTGTTACTGTTACAACTGCTGCAGGCTCTGCTGCTTCTGCACCTGTTTTAGTTACAGTTTATCCTACGCCAAATGCTACAATCACTGCAGGCGGTTCAACCTCTTTTTGTGTTGGTGGTAGTGTTACTCTTACTGCAAACAGCGGCTCAACTTATCTGTGGAGCAGTGGAGCAACAACACAATCAATTACAGCTATCGGAGGTGGAAATTATAATGTTATAGTAACAAACTCAAATGGTTGTTCTGCAATGTCAGCGTCAACTACAGTTACTGTTAAACCGGTTCCTTCAGCTACTATTTCACCTAGTGGCCCAACAACTTTTGCTGCTGGTGGCAGTGTTACACTAACTTCTTCTTCGGCAGGTACCGGAGGTAGTTATAAATGGTCACCAGGTGGAATGACAACACAAGCGGTTACAGTTAGTACAACTGGAAATTATGTTGTAACTGTTACAAATAACAGTGGATGTTCAGCAACTTCTGCACCACTATCTGTTACGGTTACCTCTGGAGCGCCAACACCAAAAATAACTGCAAATGGCCCAACAACATTTTGTCAAGGTGGAAGCGTAGTATTGACATGTAGTGCAGCCAACTCCTATCTATGGAGTAATGGTGCAACAACACAATCTATTACCGTTACCACAGCAGGCAGCTATACTTGCACTGCAACAACAGCAGGTGGTTCTGCAACTGCTGCTGCAGTAAATGTTATTGTAACAACACCTACTCAGGCAACTATTACAGCATCTGGAAGCACTTCGTTCTGTAGTGGAGGCAGTGTAACACTTAATGCAAGTACAGGAACATCTTACTTGTGGAGTACAGGTGCGACTACTAACACTATTACAACATCATCTCCCGGCACATACACTGTTACTATAACTAACAATGGTTGTCAATCAACAACAAGTAAAGCAGTCACTGTATATTCATTGCCCAATGCGACAATAACAGCAAATGGTTCAACTAACTTACAGCAAGGTGGCAGCGTTCAGCTAACTTCTTCAAGTGCAGGTAGTGGTGGCAGCTATTTATGGAGTACAGGTGCAACAACACAATCAATCACTGTTTCTGCTCCCGGAAATTATACAGTTAAGGTAACTAACAGCAATGGATGCAGCAATACATCTGCACCAATAGCAGTAACTGTAAATTCATCTTTTCAACCTAACATAACAGTTAGTGGATCTTTGAGTTTTTGCTCTGGTGGCAAAGTAACTCTCACTGCTACAAAAGGATCAGCATATCAATGGAGTACAGGTGCAACAACCAGAAAAATTACAGTAACAACATCTGGAAATTATGCTGTAACAGTTACACAATTTACAACAGGATATGTAGGAACATCTTCAACAGTAAATGTAAATGTAATGCCTGCGCCTTCTGCAACAATAACAGCAAATGGAAGCACCACAATATGTCAAGGCTCCAGTGTTACTTTAACATCAAGCAATGGTGCTAATTATCTTTGGAGTAATGGCGCTACATCACAATCAATTTCTGCATCTGCAGCAGGCAACTATATAGTGACTGTAACCGGAAGTAATGGCTGTACTAAATCATCATCAGCTACTTCAGTTGTGGTTAATAATTGCAGCTCTTCTTGCCCAACTCCCGGAAATTTACATGTAACGAACCTCAGACCAACATCTGTGGAGATAAACTGGAATTTAGTATCTGCCAACAATTATTACATTAAGATAGAAAACCTGAATACAGGATATGTATATTATTCTAATGCTTTATCAAGTGGTGTAAACTCAATCACCATTGGCGCATTAGCTTCTACACCTTATCGTTGGTCGGTGCGTGCATTGTGTGGCAGCACATATTCTTCATGGAGTGCTTACAATTATTTTACAACTCCTTCGGCAAGAATGGGCGAAGGCAATAGTAATGCAGGCTTAAATATTACTCCATTAACTACGCAAATGCCATCAGAGTTTAATGAAGAGCAACCCCTTCGTCTTGAATCAGACGATGCAAGTGTTACTTTCTTCCCAAACCCTGCAACTTCATTTGTAACGTTTAATGTAACTGCATCTGAAAATAACACAGCATCTTTAACACTTTTAGACTTGTCAGGCCGTACACTAAAAAAAGAAAACTATCAATTTAACGAAGGACTTAACAACGGTAAAATTGATGTCAGCAATTACGCAAGAGGTGTTTATATGATTCAATTAGTTTTTGATGGAAAAACTGTAATGAAAAAAGTTGTTCTTGAATAG
- a CDS encoding gliding motility-associated C-terminal domain-containing protein encodes MKRIAEFALMSMCVLGVCKSTFVNAQSNITERKYRVIAYKQGANEITSMSNETTVTPNMAIYVPNSFTPNGDGINETFGAYSEGVKDFTMQVFDRWGAMIFESSDINKRWDGMYKGQIAQQGSYVYKIQAKAINGRILTKKGTVNLIM; translated from the coding sequence ATGAAAAGAATTGCAGAATTTGCCTTAATGTCTATGTGTGTGTTGGGGGTTTGTAAATCCACCTTTGTGAATGCACAAAGCAACATTACAGAGCGTAAGTACAGAGTTATTGCTTACAAGCAGGGAGCCAATGAAATCACCAGTATGTCTAACGAAACTACGGTGACACCTAATATGGCCATATATGTTCCCAACTCCTTTACACCCAATGGTGATGGTATTAATGAAACATTTGGCGCCTATAGCGAAGGAGTTAAAGACTTTACCATGCAGGTATTTGACCGCTGGGGAGCAATGATTTTTGAATCAAGCGATATCAATAAACGCTGGGATGGCATGTATAAAGGTCAGATAGCCCAACAGGGAAGTTATGTATATAAAATACAGGCAAAAGCTATCAACGGCAGAATATTAACCAAGAAAGGTACCGTAAACCTTATCATGTAA